The Saccharopolyspora gloriosae genome window below encodes:
- a CDS encoding trypsin-like peptidase domain-containing protein — protein sequence MNGLAVDPLDSALVRLRDGRRVLGAGFLIAPGIAATCAHVIGDAAPTADFPLLGSDGHGVEVLERDDERDVAILRVTAPPAGALPVPARVSGEVRDHRFRTIGFPTGHDDGMWVTGRLVGAQGAGRIQMAQDTGHWHIEPGFSGAPVWDDELAGVVGMVVTTTARNAATAHLVPTTALGDAWTTPSRNPYRGLRSFRQEDAELFRGRDDDIERLAGLVAERRLVAVAGPSGSGKSSLVRAGLVPKFKQAGTPVVELGPHDDLPGTDGLLVLDQFEEAVVADPAAARQRLADLAAALRRRPSLRAVLTLRSRSLDELISNDTADDLNRAVWFLEPMSRDQLAAAVEEPAAAIGGLAFEAGLVQRILDDAGDGTLPLVSLVLEQLWEHRHGAWLTHDAYEHLGRVPGALSRHADSALPEPDEHDTPRQAEHKRQRRTKIRHLLVGLTRPDGEGGHARRSGQLAELGEDLQEIARELAAERLLVIEDTRVNLAHQALIDHWPQLRAWLAEDADFLVWQAKVDDLERSGVLLRGAALDEATRWLGRREQDLSQRSASFIRRSLTAESRSRRRWITITAISTTLALVSAALTAVAISNSAELDRTLRATNSALIAQQANLATDADAGTALQLALASWREDPGSSDARGALLTQLATWRGAERVLPPQLVDEVDGIVASADGNVLALIKPGKGVVVWWGLLTPHPTSRTIDEDVAGAITISPDGKWLAAVGEEAGLRVWDLATP from the coding sequence ATGAACGGGTTGGCGGTCGATCCGCTGGACTCCGCGCTCGTACGGCTGCGCGACGGGCGGCGCGTGCTCGGCGCGGGGTTCCTCATCGCCCCCGGCATCGCCGCGACCTGCGCGCACGTGATCGGTGACGCGGCGCCGACCGCGGACTTCCCGTTGCTGGGGAGCGACGGGCACGGCGTCGAAGTGCTGGAACGCGACGACGAACGCGACGTGGCGATCCTGCGAGTCACAGCCCCACCGGCCGGGGCGCTGCCCGTGCCGGCGCGGGTCAGCGGCGAGGTCCGCGACCACCGGTTCCGCACCATCGGCTTCCCCACCGGGCACGACGACGGCATGTGGGTCACCGGACGGCTCGTCGGCGCTCAAGGCGCCGGACGCATCCAGATGGCGCAGGACACCGGACATTGGCACATCGAACCCGGCTTCAGCGGAGCGCCGGTGTGGGACGACGAGCTCGCCGGAGTCGTCGGCATGGTCGTGACGACCACCGCCCGCAACGCCGCCACCGCGCACCTCGTGCCCACCACGGCGCTCGGCGACGCGTGGACCACGCCGAGCCGCAACCCGTACCGGGGGCTGCGGTCGTTCCGGCAGGAAGACGCCGAGCTGTTCCGCGGGCGCGACGACGACATCGAGCGGTTGGCAGGGCTGGTGGCCGAACGGCGGCTCGTCGCGGTCGCCGGGCCCTCCGGCAGCGGCAAATCCTCCCTCGTGCGAGCCGGGCTGGTACCGAAGTTCAAGCAAGCGGGAACGCCCGTCGTCGAACTCGGCCCGCACGACGACCTCCCCGGCACCGACGGGCTGCTGGTCCTCGACCAGTTCGAAGAAGCCGTCGTCGCCGACCCGGCCGCCGCCCGGCAGCGCCTCGCCGACCTCGCGGCGGCACTGCGACGTCGCCCGTCGCTGCGAGCCGTGCTGACCCTGCGCTCCCGATCGCTCGACGAGCTGATCAGCAACGACACCGCCGACGACCTCAACCGCGCGGTGTGGTTCCTCGAACCGATGTCGCGGGACCAGCTGGCCGCCGCCGTCGAAGAACCCGCCGCCGCCATCGGCGGACTCGCCTTCGAAGCCGGACTCGTGCAGCGCATCCTCGACGACGCCGGTGACGGCACCCTGCCGCTGGTGTCGCTCGTGCTGGAACAGCTGTGGGAGCACCGCCACGGAGCCTGGCTCACCCACGACGCCTACGAACACCTCGGCCGCGTCCCCGGTGCACTCAGCCGCCACGCCGACAGCGCCCTGCCCGAACCCGACGAGCACGACACCCCACGCCAAGCCGAGCACAAGCGGCAACGCCGCACCAAGATCCGGCACCTGCTCGTCGGCCTCACCCGCCCCGACGGCGAAGGCGGCCACGCCCGCCGCAGCGGGCAGCTCGCGGAACTGGGCGAGGACCTGCAGGAGATCGCGCGTGAGCTGGCGGCGGAGCGGCTGCTGGTCATCGAGGACACACGCGTCAACCTCGCCCACCAAGCTCTCATCGACCATTGGCCGCAACTGCGCGCCTGGCTGGCCGAAGATGCCGATTTCCTGGTGTGGCAGGCGAAAGTCGACGATCTGGAACGTTCCGGTGTGCTGCTGCGCGGCGCGGCTCTCGACGAAGCGACCCGATGGCTCGGCCGGCGCGAACAGGACCTCTCGCAGCGATCGGCGTCCTTCATCCGGCGCAGCCTCACCGCAGAGAGCCGGAGTCGACGCCGGTGGATCACCATCACCGCGATCTCGACCACGCTCGCGCTGGTGTCGGCGGCGCTGACGGCCGTGGCGATCAGCAACTCCGCCGAACTCGACCGAACGCTGCGGGCCACGAACTCCGCTCTGATCGCGCAGCAAGCGAACCTCGCCACCGACGCCGACGCGGGTACCGCGCTCCAATTGGCGCTCGCCTCGTGGCGGGAGGACCCCGGCAGTTCGGACGCGCGCGGAGCGCTGCTGACCCAGCTGGCCACCTGGCGCGGCGCCGAGCGCGTGCTGCCACCGCAACTGGTCGATGAAGTCGACGGCATCGTGGCCAGCGCCGACGGGAACGTCCTCGCACTCATCAAACCGGGCAAGGGCGTCGTGGTGTGGTGGGGACTGCTCACACCCCACCCGACGAGCCGAACGATCGACGAGGACGTGGCGGGAGCGATCACGATCAGCCCGGACGGCAAATGGCTCGCGGCGGTGGGCGAGGAAGCGGGCTTGCGGGTATGGGACCTCGCCACCCCCTGA
- a CDS encoding helix-turn-helix transcriptional regulator, which translates to MSANALTVRGQELGEQLRVLRAESGFNLQSAARRIDMSPSQLSRLENGQRRAPAEVVTALLATYGVTGQRRRTALALARESDEHGWWQRDRPDFPERQRTLMSLESKAERIINYAGLLVPGLLQTSEYMRATLEETSMFSADAVEQRMATRMRRHAAVFGSRDCSLIALIDELVLHRRVATPGVLVRQLEQLVYWSTRDHISIRVLRNDRLHSGTTGPFQLIRQRCGHTVVFLEHLGSSLFVEDKQDVATYGEAVRKMLDLALPQQDSVHLIEDIARNIHSEAGNDDSRRSRTAHLAQEPS; encoded by the coding sequence GTGTCGGCGAACGCTCTCACCGTCCGAGGCCAGGAGCTCGGTGAGCAACTGCGCGTGCTGCGCGCGGAATCCGGGTTCAACCTGCAATCCGCGGCCCGCCGCATCGACATGTCCCCGAGCCAGCTCAGCCGCTTGGAGAACGGCCAGCGCAGAGCACCGGCGGAAGTCGTCACGGCCCTGCTGGCGACCTACGGCGTCACCGGGCAGCGGCGCAGGACCGCGCTCGCGCTCGCTCGCGAGTCCGACGAACACGGCTGGTGGCAACGTGATCGACCGGATTTCCCCGAACGCCAGCGGACGTTGATGTCCTTGGAGTCGAAAGCTGAGCGCATCATCAACTACGCGGGCTTACTCGTTCCTGGGCTGTTGCAGACGAGCGAATACATGCGCGCGACGTTGGAAGAGACATCGATGTTCTCGGCGGACGCCGTCGAGCAGCGGATGGCGACCAGGATGCGGCGTCACGCTGCCGTGTTCGGGAGTCGTGACTGCTCACTGATCGCGCTCATCGACGAGCTGGTTCTGCACCGCAGGGTCGCCACGCCGGGTGTACTGGTTCGGCAGCTGGAGCAGCTGGTCTACTGGTCGACGCGTGATCACATCTCGATCCGGGTTCTCCGCAACGATCGACTCCACTCCGGCACGACAGGCCCGTTCCAGCTGATTCGGCAGCGCTGCGGCCACACCGTCGTCTTCCTCGAACACCTGGGGTCGAGCTTGTTCGTCGAAGACAAGCAGGACGTCGCGACCTATGGCGAAGCGGTGCGCAAGATGCTGGACCTTGCATTGCCTCAGCAGGATTCGGTTCACTTGATCGAGGACATCGCCCGGAACATCCACTCGGAGGCGGGAAATGATGACAGCCGACGATCTCGGACCGCTCACCTGGCGCAAGAGCCGTCATAG
- a CDS encoding DUF397 domain-containing protein has product MTADDLGPLTWRKSRHSSVEECVEVAGLPAHVAMRDSKDPHGPALVVSRAAFRRFVSGLG; this is encoded by the coding sequence ATGACAGCCGACGATCTCGGACCGCTCACCTGGCGCAAGAGCCGTCATAGCTCGGTAGAGGAATGCGTCGAAGTCGCGGGTTTGCCCGCGCACGTCGCGATGCGGGACTCGAAAGATCCGCACGGCCCGGCGCTCGTCGTTTCCCGCGCCGCGTTCCGGCGTTTCGTCTCCGGCCTCGGCTGA
- a CDS encoding class I adenylate-forming enzyme family protein → MYIERILSRWEQDEERDALVCGPVRLTREQARRRLFQLGHALREQGLEPGEGVGLLLTNRVESALLVLAVHMIGCRAVMLPPEPGPGELAALIDQSGARLVVADPTHAQQTLRAAERCTRAPRLLSLGAAETAFADADVLALAEHCSTKRPEPAPEPGPDDVVTVFYTGGTLGRPKLAAHGRLPYDVVAAVTDAGSALQPAGGDRALVVTLLTHTSGHLAMLAALMTGSLLVVLPEWDADAAFTALRDEEITTTFTVPPMLYQLLDHPDCEPGALPALRQISLGAAPIAPDRLRQAVATFGPIVSQGYGQTECAGITFLPAQELPEAGDLDSPLWRSCGRPFPGTRLEIRDQDGEPVPQGETGEVCVHSPARMLGYWQDPERTAEAVDPDGWLRTGDIGYLDADGYLYLVDRAKDVIVTGEASGNVYSKVLEDLLHTLPGVRHAAAVGIPDEAVGERVRIFLVGEGINTDAVADVVTAELGPNYAPKDTVLLHSLPTTRIGKVDKKALRDLAEPALLG, encoded by the coding sequence ATGTATATCGAGCGGATCCTGTCCCGGTGGGAGCAGGACGAGGAGCGGGACGCGCTGGTGTGCGGGCCGGTGCGGCTCACGCGCGAGCAGGCCCGGCGGCGGCTGTTCCAGCTCGGGCACGCGCTGCGCGAGCAAGGACTCGAACCGGGCGAGGGCGTCGGGCTGCTGCTGACCAACCGCGTCGAATCGGCGCTGCTGGTGCTGGCCGTGCACATGATCGGCTGCCGGGCGGTCATGCTGCCGCCGGAACCCGGGCCGGGTGAGCTCGCCGCGCTCATCGACCAGTCCGGTGCGCGCCTCGTCGTCGCCGACCCCACCCATGCCCAGCAGACCCTGCGCGCCGCCGAGCGCTGCACCCGCGCCCCGCGGCTGCTGAGCCTAGGCGCAGCCGAGACCGCGTTCGCCGACGCGGACGTGCTCGCGCTCGCGGAGCACTGCTCGACGAAGCGCCCCGAACCCGCCCCGGAACCCGGCCCGGACGACGTGGTCACCGTCTTCTACACCGGGGGCACCCTGGGCCGGCCGAAGCTCGCCGCCCACGGTCGACTGCCCTACGACGTGGTCGCCGCCGTGACCGACGCGGGCAGCGCGCTGCAACCGGCAGGCGGCGACCGGGCCCTCGTGGTGACCCTGCTGACCCACACCAGCGGCCACCTCGCCATGCTCGCCGCCCTCATGACGGGCTCGTTGCTGGTGGTGCTGCCCGAGTGGGACGCCGACGCCGCGTTCACCGCGCTGCGCGACGAGGAGATCACCACCACGTTCACGGTGCCGCCGATGCTCTACCAGCTGCTCGACCACCCGGACTGCGAGCCGGGCGCGCTGCCCGCGCTGCGGCAGATCAGCCTCGGCGCGGCGCCGATCGCACCGGACCGGCTGCGCCAAGCCGTCGCCACGTTCGGGCCGATCGTCTCCCAGGGCTACGGGCAGACCGAGTGCGCGGGCATCACCTTCCTGCCCGCGCAAGAACTGCCCGAAGCCGGTGACCTCGACTCCCCGCTGTGGCGCAGCTGCGGACGCCCGTTCCCCGGCACCCGGCTGGAGATCCGGGACCAGGACGGCGAACCGGTACCGCAAGGGGAGACCGGCGAGGTCTGCGTGCACAGCCCCGCGCGGATGCTGGGCTACTGGCAGGACCCGGAGCGCACCGCCGAAGCGGTCGACCCCGACGGATGGCTGCGCACCGGCGACATCGGCTACCTCGACGCCGACGGCTACCTGTACCTCGTCGACCGCGCCAAGGACGTCATCGTCACCGGCGAAGCCAGCGGCAACGTCTACAGCAAGGTGCTGGAAGACCTGCTGCACACGCTGCCCGGAGTGCGGCACGCGGCGGCCGTCGGCATCCCGGACGAAGCCGTGGGCGAACGAGTGCGGATCTTTCTCGTCGGAGAGGGCATCAACACCGACGCGGTCGCCGACGTGGTCACCGCGGAACTCGGGCCGAACTACGCGCCGAAGGACACGGTGCTGCTGCACTCCCTGCCGACGACCCGGATCGGGAAGGTCGACAAGAAGGCGTTGCGCGACCTCGCGGAACCCGCGCTGCTCGGCTGA
- a CDS encoding SdrD B-like domain-containing protein, with amino-acid sequence MRSVLAAAIAAPLLLAVTGVPAHAAEPTSTLSGSVFFDVNGDGVRQADEAGAAGFEVSFSPVSFPDDAATVVTDDDGHYRITGITAKGKYSLQLDGAGHVHTTPWAIGGSLGNGGVDLGHDFGIR; translated from the coding sequence GTGCGAAGTGTTCTGGCCGCTGCCATCGCGGCGCCGCTGCTGCTCGCCGTCACCGGAGTTCCCGCCCACGCTGCGGAGCCGACCAGCACCCTGTCCGGGTCCGTCTTCTTCGACGTCAACGGGGACGGCGTGCGCCAGGCGGACGAGGCCGGTGCCGCCGGGTTCGAGGTGAGCTTCTCGCCGGTCAGCTTCCCCGACGACGCCGCGACGGTCGTCACCGACGACGACGGGCACTACCGGATCACCGGCATCACCGCGAAGGGCAAGTACTCGCTGCAGCTCGACGGCGCCGGCCACGTCCACACCACGCCGTGGGCCATCGGGGGCTCGCTGGGCAACGGCGGCGTGGACCTCGGCCACGACTTCGGCATCCGGTAG
- a CDS encoding helix-turn-helix domain-containing protein, which translates to MASQEITVRGQELGTWLREFRVEAGLALADAATRIDLSAGQLSRVEHGRRRPRLELVTALLAIYGITGARRRSTVALAREESGDGWWHRDRPDFPERQRTLISLESRATSIVGFEGVLVPGLLQTGEYTRALMSESSLVAPDEVERRMVTRLHRHRVLRRDDAPALTAIIDELALRRVIGGVEVQRRQLEHLLELAQWPRIRIHVVANSGAHAGVNGSFSLLRQPEGPDVVFLENLTCSLFIEDAVEIATYETAVRELLTQALTQTQSSEVIASLATAMDAEADSTWSPPI; encoded by the coding sequence ATGGCATCGCAGGAGATCACCGTGCGGGGACAGGAACTGGGCACCTGGTTGCGGGAGTTCCGCGTCGAAGCGGGCCTGGCACTCGCCGATGCGGCCACTCGCATCGACCTGTCGGCCGGTCAGCTCAGCAGGGTCGAGCACGGGCGCCGTCGCCCCCGGCTGGAGCTGGTCACCGCACTTTTGGCGATCTACGGGATCACCGGTGCGCGCCGCAGGAGCACGGTGGCGTTGGCTCGGGAAGAGAGCGGGGACGGGTGGTGGCACCGGGATCGGCCGGATTTCCCGGAACGCCAGCGCACGCTGATCTCCTTGGAGTCGCGGGCCACGAGCATCGTGGGTTTCGAGGGCGTGCTCGTTCCGGGCCTGTTGCAGACCGGCGAGTACACCCGCGCGTTGATGTCGGAATCGAGCTTGGTCGCGCCCGACGAGGTGGAGCGGCGGATGGTGACGCGGCTGCACCGGCACCGGGTGCTGCGCCGCGACGATGCGCCCGCGCTGACCGCGATCATCGACGAGTTGGCGCTGCGGCGGGTGATCGGCGGGGTCGAGGTGCAGCGCCGCCAGCTCGAACACCTGCTGGAGTTGGCGCAGTGGCCGCGCATCCGGATCCACGTCGTCGCGAACTCGGGCGCGCACGCGGGGGTGAACGGTTCGTTCTCGTTGCTGCGGCAGCCGGAAGGGCCGGACGTGGTGTTCCTGGAGAACTTGACGTGCAGCTTGTTCATCGAGGATGCGGTGGAGATCGCGACGTACGAGACGGCCGTCCGGGAACTGTTGACCCAGGCCCTCACTCAGACACAATCGAGTGAGGTGATTGCCAGCCTGGCAACAGCGATGGACGCGGAGGCCGACAGCACGTGGAGCCCACCGATTTAA
- a CDS encoding DUF397 domain-containing protein has translation MEPTDLTHLTWHKSSHSGTQENCVEVARTPSFAAVRDSKDPTGTVLRFAPHAFAVFLQDLRIRDEDTRT, from the coding sequence GTGGAGCCCACCGATTTAACGCACCTGACCTGGCACAAGAGCAGCCACAGCGGGACGCAGGAGAACTGCGTCGAAGTGGCCCGCACACCGAGCTTTGCGGCGGTGCGCGACTCGAAGGACCCCACCGGAACGGTGTTGCGGTTCGCCCCGCACGCGTTCGCGGTGTTCCTCCAAGACCTCCGGATCCGCGACGAGGACACCCGCACCTGA
- a CDS encoding DUF3817 domain-containing protein — protein MRGDLRLLRTAAYVEAASLLVLLANLATAHWPAVTSATGPLHGCAYLITIAATFAAGAPTRAKLAAFLPAIGGLLALRLQHKPSTDPAK, from the coding sequence ATGCGCGGAGACCTCCGCCTGCTGCGCACCGCCGCCTACGTCGAAGCCGCGTCCCTGCTGGTGCTGCTGGCCAACCTCGCCACCGCGCACTGGCCCGCCGTGACCTCGGCGACCGGCCCCCTCCACGGCTGCGCCTACCTGATCACCATCGCCGCCACCTTCGCCGCCGGAGCCCCCACCCGAGCGAAGCTCGCCGCCTTCCTCCCCGCCATCGGCGGCCTGCTCGCCCTGCGCCTCCAGCACAAGCCGAGCACTGATCCAGCCAAGTGA